From Camarhynchus parvulus chromosome 22, STF_HiC, whole genome shotgun sequence, a single genomic window includes:
- the ADRA1A gene encoding alpha-1A adrenergic receptor produces the protein MAFLPGNSSECSNCTHSVESVNISKAILLGVILGGLIVFGVLGNILVILSVACHRHLQSVTHYYIINLAVADLLLTSTVLPFSATMEILGYWVFGRIFCNIWAAVDVLCCTASIMSLCIISIDRYIGVSYPLRYPSIVTERRGLLALLCVWALSLVISIGPLFGWKEPAPEDETICQITEEPGYVLFSALGSFYLPLIIILVMYCRVYVVAKRENKGLTSGLKTEKSHSEEVTLRIHRKNIPGASGSAPNPKSKHHFSVRLLKFSREKKAAKTLGIVVGCFVLCWLPFFVVMPLGSFFPAIKPPDTLFKITFWLGYLNSCINPIIYPCSSQEFKKAFHNVLRAQCLLRKQPAMKQTPSLNLNHPAGQSMESGKGVVRIPVGSGETFYKISKSDRVCEWKIFSTVQGVPTKNAVSKDCIAAKAKSKGFLQECCCAGTSGSLVHENCKVPTIKIHSISLSETGEDV, from the exons ttttgggtaaTATCCTGGTTATCCTGTCCGTAGCCTGCCACAGACACCTCCAGAGTGTCACCCACTATTACATCATCAACCTGGCTGTAGCTGACCTCCTCCTGACTTCTACTGTCCTGCCCTTCTCAGCCACTATGGAGATTTTGGGCTACTGGGTCTTTGGGAGGATCTTCTGCAACATCTGGGCAGCTGTTGATGTGCTTTGCTGTACTGCTTCCATCATGAGCCTCTGCATCATCTCCATCGATCGATACATTGGGGTGAGCTACCCACTGAGGTACCCCAGCATAGTGACAGAGAGGAGGGgcctcctggccctgctgtgtgtCTGGGCACTGTCCCTGGTCATCTCTATTGGGCCCCTTTTCGGCTGGAAGGAGCCAGCCCCGGAGGATGAGACTATCTGCCAGATTACCGAGGAGCCTGGCTATGTCTTGTTCTCAGCACTGGGCTCCTTCTACCTCCCCCTGATCATCATCCTGGTGATGTACTGCCGGGTCTACGTGGTGGccaaaagggaaaacaaagggcTGACCTCTGGGCTGAAGACAGAGAAATCCCATTCTGAGGAGGTGACCCTCCGCATCCACCGCAAAAACATACCTGGTGCAAGCGGCTCTGCACCCAACCCCAAGAGCAAGCACCACTTCTCTGTGCGCCTGCTCAAGTTCTccagggaaaagaaagctgCCAAGACCCTGGGAATAGTTGTGGGATGCTTCGTTCTCTGCTGGCTCCCATTTTTTGTAGTAATGCCTCTAG gCTCTTTCTTTCCTGCAATCAAACCCCCGgacacactttttaaaataacattttggcTGGGATATTTAAACAGCTGTATCAACCCCATCATCTATCCATGCTCAAGTCAAGAGTTCAAGAAAGCATTCCATAACGTCCTGAGAGCTCAGTGCCTCCTGAGGAAGCAGCCAGCAATGAAGCAAACACCCAGCCTCAACCTCAACCATCCTGCAGGCCAGAGCATGGAGAGTGGCAAAGGGGTGGTCCGGATCCCTGTGGGATCAGGAGAAACCTTCTACAAGATCTCCAAGTCAGACAGAGTTTGCGAGTGGAAGATCTTCTCCACCGTGCAGGGTGTGCCCACCAAAAATGCTGTTTCCAAAGACTGCATAGCTGCCAAAGCCAAGAGCAAAGGGTTcctgcaggaatgctgctgtgcaggcaCTTCAGGGAGTCTTGTCCATGAGAACTGCAAAGTGCCAACCATTAAAATCCACTCAATCTCCTTGAGTGAGACTGGGGAAGATGTATAA